In Kordiimonas sp. SCSIO 12610, the following are encoded in one genomic region:
- the murD gene encoding UDP-N-acetylmuramoyl-L-alanine--D-glutamate ligase: protein MIEARTYQGKTIGVFGLARTGVAAAEALIASGAEVWAWDDNTERTASAPFDTVNLHTANFNDLDALLLAPGVPLTHPEPHALVKKAQEADVRIISDFDVFEGGRKDLPAHQTVAITGTNGKSTTTALITHMIAECGKPSVMGGNIGTGVLTLDPMPEGGVYVFEMSSFQLDITSDFRPDISVLLNMTPDHLDRHGDMDGYAKAKGRIFEIQDKNAKAVISVDDEYSRSFAKQYSDRTIPVSVKVILDNGISVQNGVLHDRLDDNHQNYNLLDAKTLVGEHNHQNAAATYAVGRLLRFDGAAIVNSFASFPGLTHRQELVAELDGVRFINDSKGTNPDAAARALDAFTHIHWIAGGRAKGALGNSLKDHLSAVKHAYLIGESADELAGLIGDKVPCDMSGTLKAAIAAAKENAASGDVILLSPACTAFDQFQNFEDRGDAFKAIVKEYGGQNQ, encoded by the coding sequence TTGATTGAAGCACGAACATATCAGGGGAAAACAATCGGCGTATTCGGGCTTGCACGCACAGGTGTCGCGGCGGCGGAGGCCTTGATTGCGTCTGGTGCTGAAGTTTGGGCGTGGGATGATAACACTGAACGCACTGCGTCAGCCCCCTTCGACACGGTCAACCTACATACTGCAAATTTTAATGACCTTGATGCATTGTTGCTGGCCCCCGGGGTGCCGCTTACGCACCCTGAACCGCACGCACTTGTTAAAAAAGCCCAAGAGGCTGATGTTAGGATTATAAGCGATTTTGATGTTTTTGAAGGTGGGCGGAAAGACCTGCCAGCGCATCAAACAGTTGCTATCACCGGGACGAATGGAAAATCCACAACAACAGCCCTGATAACCCATATGATCGCAGAATGCGGCAAGCCTTCTGTTATGGGCGGAAATATCGGTACGGGGGTTTTGACGCTTGACCCGATGCCAGAAGGCGGCGTGTATGTTTTTGAAATGTCTTCCTTTCAGCTTGATATCACAAGTGATTTTCGCCCTGATATATCAGTCCTTTTGAACATGACACCTGATCATCTTGACCGACACGGTGACATGGATGGTTACGCAAAAGCAAAAGGTCGGATTTTTGAAATTCAGGATAAAAACGCGAAAGCCGTTATCAGCGTGGATGACGAATATTCGCGCTCGTTTGCAAAACAGTATTCTGACCGAACTATTCCTGTGTCGGTTAAGGTTATCTTGGATAACGGTATATCCGTTCAAAATGGTGTTTTGCACGACAGGTTGGATGATAATCATCAAAACTACAACCTTCTGGATGCAAAAACCTTGGTAGGTGAACATAATCACCAGAATGCAGCAGCGACCTACGCGGTTGGAAGGCTATTGCGCTTCGATGGTGCTGCAATCGTCAATTCCTTTGCGTCCTTTCCTGGTTTAACCCACAGGCAGGAACTTGTGGCAGAATTGGATGGTGTTCGCTTCATTAATGATAGCAAGGGAACGAACCCTGACGCTGCTGCTCGTGCACTTGATGCATTTACTCATATCCATTGGATCGCCGGTGGGCGCGCAAAAGGGGCGTTGGGGAATTCCCTTAAGGATCATCTCTCGGCTGTTAAACATGCCTATTTGATCGGTGAAAGTGCGGATGAACTTGCAGGCCTTATTGGCGACAAGGTCCCTTGTGATATGTCGGGTACTTTAAAGGCCGCGATTGCGGCTGCAAAGGAAAATGCAGCTTCGGGTGATGTGATTTTGCTATCGCCCGCCTGTACTGCCTTTGACCAGTTTCAGAATTTTGAAGACCGCGGGGATGCCTTCAAGGCAATCGTGAAAGAGTATGGGGGGCAAAATCAATGA
- the ftsW gene encoding putative lipid II flippase FtsW produces MMTFSRADNSLLSRWWWTVDRWMLALVFILITTGIWLTLTASPAVAERIGLDAFHFVKRQSFFLTLALITVVGVSVLPIKWVKRMSLIGLPVTVLLLILTLVIGPEIKGATRWLQIGSFTLQPSEFMKPFFIVSMAWILSAEFTGKPIPAKKIATCIYAFIAGLLVLQPDFGQTVLISGVFFAQMALAGMPMTWIVMSGLAGVMGLGLAYSLLPHVASRIDRFINPASGDTYQTDKALEAFESGGLLGKGPGEGSVKLYLPDAHADYIFAVVGEEFGAIACVMLLLLFAGIVVRGLAHLLDEANPFRLLAAAGLIIQFGFQSLINIGVNLAVLPSKGMTLPFISYGGSSMLALAIGMGMVLALTKRNRFIAPNTDMVGWKAAE; encoded by the coding sequence ATGATGACATTTTCACGCGCGGATAATTCACTTCTTTCCCGCTGGTGGTGGACAGTTGATCGCTGGATGCTGGCACTTGTGTTTATTCTGATCACGACGGGTATTTGGCTTACGCTAACGGCAAGCCCTGCGGTCGCAGAACGGATCGGCCTGGATGCCTTTCATTTCGTTAAACGACAAAGTTTTTTCCTGACACTCGCCCTTATAACGGTGGTTGGGGTTTCTGTGTTGCCGATCAAATGGGTGAAAAGAATGTCGCTGATTGGGCTTCCTGTTACCGTTTTGCTTCTAATTTTAACACTTGTGATCGGACCAGAGATTAAGGGAGCGACCCGCTGGTTACAGATTGGCAGTTTCACACTACAGCCAAGCGAATTTATGAAGCCGTTTTTCATCGTAAGTATGGCATGGATATTGTCCGCGGAATTTACGGGTAAACCGATCCCAGCGAAGAAAATTGCTACATGCATTTATGCGTTCATTGCTGGCCTTTTGGTCTTGCAACCTGATTTTGGCCAGACGGTCTTGATCAGCGGTGTCTTTTTTGCGCAAATGGCGCTTGCAGGCATGCCAATGACATGGATCGTTATGTCCGGCCTTGCGGGTGTTATGGGGCTCGGCCTCGCGTATTCATTATTGCCGCACGTAGCGAGCCGGATTGATCGGTTCATCAATCCCGCAAGCGGTGATACCTACCAAACAGATAAGGCGCTTGAAGCGTTTGAAAGCGGTGGTTTGTTGGGTAAAGGGCCGGGTGAAGGGTCAGTGAAACTTTATTTGCCTGACGCGCATGCGGATTATATTTTTGCTGTTGTTGGTGAAGAGTTCGGCGCCATTGCATGCGTTATGCTTCTTTTGTTGTTCGCGGGTATTGTTGTTCGCGGCCTTGCGCACTTGTTGGATGAAGCAAACCCGTTTCGCCTTCTCGCTGCCGCAGGCCTGATCATTCAGTTTGGTTTTCAGTCGCTTATCAATATTGGCGTTAACCTTGCCGTATTACCATCAAAGGGTATGACCCTTCCTTTCATATCTTATGGCGGGTCTTCCATGCTTGCGCTTGCAATCGGTATGGGCATGGTGCTTGCGCTTACGAAACGAAATCGTTTCATTGCACCCAACACAGACATGGTGGGCTGGAAGGCGGCTGAATAA
- the murG gene encoding undecaprenyldiphospho-muramoylpentapeptide beta-N-acetylglucosaminyltransferase, with amino-acid sequence MTSKARHIVLAAGGTGGHMVPAEALADALKARGEAVSLVTDMRGDAYRNIMVDIDRMVLRATSHMRGGIIGKVGSVFSIMTSFFAARRYLKKVGATQIVGFGGYPSMPVILAARSLGIPFGLHEQNAVLGRVNRWMAEKASWVALSNANTTLVPEGVQQIHVGNPVRSAVQAIAGNPYQAPEAASVIRLFILGGSQGAHILSREIPSALVALPEYIRMRLIITHQARTEDIDAVKRTYGEAGISANVQSYFDDVASILDDTHLVISRSGASTLAELTATGMPAILVPLAIAADDHQSANAKPLGAKGAAIVMAEPEFRAPALTETLEHILDSDDALSEMAKNMKSFARLDAAERLADTVLNANEETPKAKEITP; translated from the coding sequence ATGACCTCAAAGGCAAGGCATATTGTTTTAGCAGCAGGCGGCACAGGCGGGCATATGGTTCCGGCTGAAGCGCTTGCTGATGCCTTGAAGGCGCGCGGAGAAGCAGTATCCTTGGTAACCGACATGCGCGGTGATGCGTACCGGAACATTATGGTTGATATTGACCGCATGGTCCTTCGGGCAACCAGTCATATGCGTGGTGGTATCATCGGCAAGGTTGGTTCTGTATTTTCAATCATGACAAGCTTTTTTGCTGCTAGACGGTATTTAAAAAAGGTTGGTGCAACGCAGATAGTGGGATTTGGTGGGTATCCTTCCATGCCTGTAATCCTTGCAGCACGAAGCCTTGGAATACCCTTCGGTTTGCATGAGCAAAATGCCGTCTTGGGCAGGGTTAATCGCTGGATGGCGGAAAAAGCAAGCTGGGTGGCATTAAGCAATGCGAATACAACATTAGTTCCAGAAGGTGTTCAGCAAATTCATGTCGGCAATCCGGTTCGGTCAGCAGTACAGGCGATCGCGGGTAACCCCTATCAAGCGCCAGAGGCTGCATCTGTCATCCGGTTATTTATTCTTGGAGGTAGTCAGGGGGCACATATTCTGTCCCGTGAAATACCGAGCGCCCTTGTTGCATTACCTGAATATATTCGCATGCGGTTGATTATTACACATCAAGCGCGGACTGAAGATATCGACGCCGTGAAGCGCACTTACGGCGAAGCAGGGATTAGCGCCAATGTTCAAAGCTATTTCGATGATGTCGCGTCAATCTTAGACGATACCCATTTGGTGATCAGCAGGTCTGGTGCATCAACGCTTGCAGAATTAACAGCAACAGGAATGCCCGCGATTTTGGTACCCCTCGCGATTGCAGCGGATGATCATCAAAGCGCCAACGCCAAACCACTGGGAGCAAAGGGCGCTGCCATTGTGATGGCTGAGCCCGAGTTTCGCGCACCTGCGTTAACGGAAACGTTGGAGCACATCTTGGATAGTGATGATGCGCTTTCTGAGATGGCAAAAAATATGAAATCTTTTGCGCGCCTTGATGCGGCCGAACGCCTTGCCGACACAGTATTGAATGCAAATGAAGAAACCCCAAAAGCTAAAGAGATAACGCCGTGA
- the murC gene encoding UDP-N-acetylmuramate--L-alanine ligase, with product MKNIPFDIGTVHFVGIGGIGMSGIAEVMHNLGYSVQGSDMSENANVTRLKGLGIKVMIGQRAENLEDAKVIVVSTAIKADNPEMVEARARHIPVVRRAEMLAELMRLKWCVSVAGTHGKTTTTSMVATVLEAAGIDPTVINGGIINSYGTNARLGEGDWMVVEADESDGTFVKLPATIAVVTNMDAEHLDFYGTFEAEKEAFKTFLERVPFYGAAILCIDHPEVQALIPQISDRKLVTYGTSAQADVKAHNMRTHEGEVTFDVSLKSRGGDEAREITDIHLPMPGLHNVQNALAAIAVGLEMGATDDTLRSAFKGFGGVKRRFTKTGVGAGITVIDDYGHHPVEIAAVLKAARDSFDNKVIAVVQPHRYTRVESLFEEFCTCFNDADTVLVSPVFEAGESPIEGADQIALVEGLRAHGHREVDTVAGDSDLADQVLNYASAGDVVICLGAGSITVWANALPDALNEAAG from the coding sequence GTGAAAAATATCCCCTTCGACATAGGAACAGTGCATTTTGTCGGGATCGGCGGGATCGGAATGTCTGGCATCGCGGAGGTCATGCATAACCTTGGCTATAGCGTCCAAGGTTCTGACATGAGCGAGAACGCAAATGTTACGCGCCTGAAGGGGCTTGGCATCAAGGTGATGATCGGTCAAAGAGCTGAAAACCTTGAGGACGCAAAGGTGATTGTTGTTTCAACAGCCATCAAAGCCGATAACCCGGAAATGGTCGAAGCTCGTGCTCGTCATATTCCGGTTGTGCGCCGCGCAGAAATGTTGGCTGAATTGATGCGCCTTAAATGGTGTGTATCGGTTGCTGGAACCCACGGTAAAACAACAACCACATCGATGGTTGCGACGGTATTGGAAGCCGCCGGAATTGACCCGACTGTCATTAATGGCGGCATTATTAATAGTTACGGCACCAACGCGCGCCTGGGCGAGGGCGATTGGATGGTTGTGGAAGCGGACGAAAGCGATGGAACATTTGTGAAGCTTCCTGCGACGATTGCTGTTGTTACCAATATGGACGCGGAGCATCTGGATTTTTACGGTACTTTCGAGGCAGAAAAAGAAGCGTTCAAAACCTTTCTGGAGCGCGTGCCCTTTTATGGTGCCGCGATACTTTGCATCGATCATCCTGAGGTTCAGGCGCTTATCCCGCAAATATCCGACCGCAAACTTGTAACCTACGGCACATCAGCGCAGGCCGATGTGAAGGCCCATAATATGCGGACGCATGAGGGTGAGGTTACCTTTGATGTCAGTTTAAAAAGCCGCGGCGGTGATGAGGCCCGTGAAATAACGGATATTCATTTGCCGATGCCGGGGCTTCATAATGTTCAGAATGCACTTGCAGCCATTGCCGTTGGCCTTGAAATGGGTGCAACTGACGACACGCTTCGTTCGGCCTTTAAGGGGTTCGGCGGGGTGAAGCGCCGTTTCACGAAAACAGGCGTGGGCGCAGGCATTACGGTTATTGATGATTATGGCCATCACCCTGTGGAGATTGCGGCCGTTCTGAAGGCCGCGCGCGATAGTTTTGATAATAAGGTTATCGCGGTGGTACAACCACACCGTTACACACGTGTGGAAAGCCTGTTTGAAGAATTTTGTACCTGTTTCAATGACGCCGATACGGTTCTGGTATCGCCTGTTTTTGAAGCAGGTGAAAGCCCCATAGAAGGTGCTGATCAAATCGCACTTGTTGAAGGTTTGCGGGCGCATGGTCACCGCGAAGTCGATACGGTTGCAGGTGATAGTGACCTCGCGGATCAGGTGCTCAATTACGCATCTGCTGGTGATGTGGTGATCTGTTTGGGCGCAGGATCAATAACAGTGTGGGCGAATGCCCTTCCTGACGCATTGAATGAGGCAGCGGGTTAA
- the murB gene encoding UDP-N-acetylmuramate dehydrogenase, whose amino-acid sequence MANFNISEFVEGMPHLKGRLVEGAPLARLSWFRTGGPADLLFEPAGEADLITFLRHLPASVPLTVIGVGSNLLVRDGGVEGVVIRLGRSFANIEARGNIVKAGAGAMDVHVARFCADKGLSGLEFLVGVPGTIGGAVKMNAGAYGREIADVFVHTHAVDRLGHIHELGPDDLKFAYRKSAVTDDYIILGAAFKTSPDDAEIIKVRMNEITTNRQDSQPIGTRTGGSTFKNPDGMKAWELIDQAGCRGMRVGDAQISEKHCNFLINHGSASAADIETLGEAARDAVREKTGVTLEWEVRIIGRVAADVNAAAQPTKNMQKNDNQANNERASA is encoded by the coding sequence ATGGCGAATTTCAACATATCAGAATTTGTTGAAGGGATGCCCCATCTGAAAGGCCGCTTGGTTGAGGGGGCACCGCTCGCGCGCCTTAGCTGGTTCAGAACGGGTGGTCCGGCTGATTTATTGTTCGAACCTGCCGGTGAAGCAGATTTGATTACGTTCCTACGGCATCTGCCAGCATCTGTTCCCTTAACGGTAATTGGTGTTGGCTCGAACCTGTTGGTGCGTGACGGCGGTGTCGAAGGTGTGGTGATCAGACTTGGTCGATCATTTGCGAATATCGAAGCACGCGGCAATATCGTCAAAGCAGGTGCGGGCGCGATGGATGTCCATGTGGCACGGTTCTGCGCCGACAAAGGATTATCGGGGCTTGAGTTTCTGGTTGGTGTCCCGGGCACAATTGGCGGGGCTGTGAAAATGAATGCGGGTGCCTATGGGCGCGAAATTGCGGATGTGTTTGTTCACACGCATGCGGTTGATCGTTTGGGCCATATTCACGAGCTTGGGCCCGATGACCTCAAGTTTGCTTATCGGAAAAGTGCCGTCACGGATGATTATATCATTTTGGGAGCGGCTTTTAAAACATCACCTGATGATGCAGAAATAATCAAAGTCCGTATGAATGAGATTACAACAAACAGGCAGGACAGCCAGCCAATTGGCACACGCACGGGCGGCAGCACATTTAAAAACCCTGACGGTATGAAGGCATGGGAGCTTATTGATCAAGCGGGATGCCGTGGCATGCGTGTTGGCGACGCACAAATATCAGAAAAGCACTGCAATTTTCTGATTAATCATGGATCGGCCAGTGCGGCTGATATCGAAACATTGGGGGAAGCAGCCCGCGACGCGGTGCGCGAAAAAACAGGCGTTACTTTGGAATGGGAAGTGCGCATCATTGGCCGCGTTGCTGCTGATGTGAATGCCGCAGCTCAGCCAACTAAAAATATGCAGAAAAATGATAATCAGGCAAACAACGAGAGGGCAAGCGCATGA
- a CDS encoding cell division protein FtsQ/DivIB, producing the protein MTAVLLKHRKAVGTGFMALLSSLMLILFLIGKLEVGAWFMNTTRDAGFVLNDLKVEGQFRTSDNAILAQLDIEDGMPLFAINLGQIKDRLIALPWVKDAQVVRKFPTGLEIKITEREPYGLWQHKGEVYIIDITGTVVKGQDVSNYAYLPWVVGDGAAANARALFDMLNLAPELFANVKQAVRVGDRRWDIIFNNGIRVKLPETALNPETEYGAEASWLRFAKIQNEHKLLSRELNVIDMRISDRVIMRITPEGERAIEGKEWAA; encoded by the coding sequence ATGACAGCAGTTCTATTGAAACACCGGAAAGCCGTTGGCACGGGCTTTATGGCGCTTCTAAGCAGTTTGATGTTGATCCTGTTCCTGATCGGGAAGTTAGAGGTGGGGGCATGGTTCATGAACACCACCCGTGATGCCGGTTTTGTCTTGAATGACCTGAAGGTTGAAGGGCAATTCAGAACATCAGACAATGCAATCCTCGCACAGTTGGATATCGAAGACGGTATGCCGTTATTTGCAATTAACCTTGGGCAGATCAAAGATCGCTTGATCGCGCTTCCTTGGGTTAAGGATGCGCAGGTTGTGCGCAAGTTCCCAACTGGTTTGGAGATTAAAATAACCGAGCGTGAGCCCTATGGCCTTTGGCAACATAAGGGTGAAGTATATATTATTGACATCACTGGAACTGTTGTGAAGGGTCAGGATGTCTCAAATTACGCCTACTTGCCTTGGGTGGTTGGGGACGGTGCAGCCGCTAACGCACGCGCGCTTTTTGATATGCTCAACCTTGCGCCTGAATTGTTCGCTAATGTGAAACAGGCTGTCCGGGTCGGTGACCGTCGCTGGGATATTATTTTTAATAACGGTATTCGGGTCAAATTACCGGAAACGGCCCTGAACCCAGAGACAGAATATGGTGCAGAGGCTTCATGGCTTAGGTTTGCGAAAATCCAGAATGAGCACAAGCTATTATCACGGGAATTAAATGTTATTGATATGCGTATTTCTGATCGGGTGATCATGCGTATCACCCCCGAAGGCGAGCGTGCAATCGAAGGCAAGGAATGGGCCGCATAA
- the ftsA gene encoding cell division protein FtsA, with amino-acid sequence MAVNTESLIAAIDVGSSKVACLIARISPSNEIRVLGVGNRLCEGVAGGVVVDMEAVELAIRASVDQAEKMAGRTVSEVFLSFSGGEPKTHIVETEIDIKGEAVTEADVAKVIDKAKGMIDAGNEAVLHTFPAALSVDGTFGVTSPIGMFGNSLGIALLAVTVQKGPLKNLEACIRRAHLNVVDVVLSPYAAGLSVLDEDELKMGVACVDMGGGTTGISVFARGALVHSEVLPLGGGQITDEVARKFLTPFDQAERLKTFMGSAITDSADARLEIEVTQVGEATGKENIARMPRSDLTDLVQKELELLFATVGEHLDASGFSGVAGRRVVLTGGVAQTEGIRDFASQILGRRVRVGTPKIISGLPQAAQGPAFATTVGLLLHAASLPSEERSLREQAKLQEMQKKGLLGRLGLWMKENF; translated from the coding sequence ATGGCTGTTAATACAGAATCCTTAATTGCTGCGATTGATGTTGGATCATCAAAGGTTGCTTGTTTAATCGCGAGGATTTCGCCTTCAAATGAAATTAGGGTTTTGGGTGTTGGCAACCGACTATGTGAAGGTGTTGCAGGCGGCGTTGTGGTCGATATGGAAGCTGTAGAGCTTGCGATCCGCGCCTCTGTGGATCAGGCCGAGAAGATGGCTGGCCGCACAGTAAGCGAAGTGTTCCTGTCTTTCTCGGGCGGAGAGCCGAAAACCCACATTGTTGAAACTGAAATTGATATTAAGGGCGAAGCTGTTACCGAAGCCGATGTCGCGAAGGTTATTGATAAAGCAAAAGGCATGATTGACGCGGGCAATGAAGCCGTTTTGCACACATTTCCGGCCGCCCTTTCGGTTGATGGGACATTTGGTGTCACATCGCCAATTGGAATGTTTGGAAATAGCCTTGGTATCGCGCTTCTTGCTGTTACGGTTCAAAAAGGCCCTCTTAAAAACCTGGAAGCCTGTATTCGCCGTGCGCACTTGAATGTTGTGGATGTTGTTTTGTCACCCTATGCGGCAGGCCTGTCCGTTCTTGATGAAGACGAACTGAAGATGGGGGTCGCTTGCGTCGATATGGGTGGGGGTACAACGGGAATTTCCGTCTTTGCCCGCGGTGCTTTGGTGCATAGCGAAGTATTGCCGCTTGGTGGTGGTCAAATCACTGATGAAGTTGCGCGCAAGTTCCTGACACCCTTTGATCAGGCTGAGCGGCTAAAAACGTTTATGGGGTCTGCGATCACTGACAGCGCGGACGCAAGGTTAGAAATCGAAGTGACGCAGGTTGGGGAAGCGACTGGCAAAGAAAATATTGCACGCATGCCCAGAAGCGACTTAACGGATCTGGTTCAAAAGGAACTGGAACTTTTGTTTGCAACGGTTGGTGAACATTTGGATGCGTCCGGGTTTTCGGGTGTCGCCGGAAGACGCGTGGTTTTAACCGGTGGGGTGGCACAAACCGAAGGTATCAGAGATTTCGCCTCCCAGATTTTAGGGCGGCGTGTTCGGGTTGGTACACCAAAAATAATTAGCGGACTTCCACAGGCTGCGCAGGGGCCAGCCTTTGCAACTACTGTGGGATTATTGCTGCATGCAGCGTCGCTTCCAAGCGAGGAACGATCCCTGAGGGAACAGGCAAAACTTCAGGAAATGCAGAAAAAAGGCCTCTTGGGCCGATTGGGTTTATGGATGAAGGAAAACTTCTAA
- the ftsZ gene encoding cell division protein FtsZ, whose product MSIDFENTELTELTPKIAVIGVGGAGGNAVNNMITSNLQGVDFVVANTDAQALSKSGADTRIQLGVEITQGLGAGAQPKIGEAAAEEALERVDEILDGCHMAFITAGMGGGTGTGAAPVIARRARERGILTVGVVTKPFQFEGGRRMKIAEAGIQELAGHVDTLIIVPNQNLFRVANERTTFAEAFNLADEVLHSGVRGITDLMVMPGLINLDFADVRTVMSEMGKAMMGTGEADGETRAQDAAAAAISNPLLEEASLQGAKGVIINVTGGMDMTLYEVDEAVNMVREQVDPEALIVFGSAFNQELDGKLRVSVVATGIEGGNGEYIPRPKVEKKVEPASVVETEAAPAATPEKVDDSVMADIVATGATVNNQETVQQDNPADGNVEAADREEDMFTGEHVDETTVEAKETFEEAVESTKTVDFEMGLEDQDGPSLSGNMIKRPSEEAQAQSASFSEEEVMEERALAEQEMQGAFVADAPMTPKVDQGYTQGQANIFQEAAYASGAKDKETVVEDHSADEEQYEAVEPATVQPAEPKPEAKRSLFQLMTAGLRGGNEAEAKEELERAPSNDRGSVRMNSIVKKEPTVSSNAGQETGQASASVGGVSGEDRPAAAPKQAKDQLEIPSFLKRQQN is encoded by the coding sequence ATGTCGATTGATTTCGAAAACACAGAACTTACAGAATTAACTCCTAAAATTGCGGTAATTGGTGTTGGCGGTGCAGGTGGGAATGCTGTCAATAATATGATCACATCCAACCTTCAGGGTGTTGATTTTGTTGTCGCAAATACGGACGCACAGGCGCTTTCGAAAAGCGGTGCTGACACCCGAATTCAATTGGGTGTTGAGATCACACAAGGCTTGGGCGCGGGCGCGCAGCCAAAGATTGGTGAAGCCGCAGCCGAAGAAGCGTTAGAACGTGTTGATGAAATTCTTGACGGTTGCCATATGGCCTTTATCACCGCAGGCATGGGCGGTGGAACGGGCACGGGTGCTGCGCCTGTTATCGCCCGCCGGGCACGTGAACGCGGTATCTTAACCGTTGGGGTTGTCACCAAGCCGTTCCAGTTTGAAGGCGGCCGCCGCATGAAAATTGCGGAAGCAGGCATTCAGGAACTTGCTGGGCACGTTGACACACTCATTATCGTTCCAAACCAGAATTTGTTCCGTGTCGCGAATGAGCGCACAACCTTTGCCGAAGCCTTCAATCTTGCGGATGAAGTTTTGCATTCTGGTGTTCGCGGCATTACCGACCTTATGGTCATGCCGGGCCTTATTAACCTCGATTTCGCTGATGTTCGCACTGTTATGTCTGAAATGGGTAAGGCCATGATGGGCACTGGTGAAGCTGACGGTGAAACCCGCGCGCAGGATGCGGCAGCAGCAGCAATTTCAAACCCACTTCTGGAGGAAGCATCGCTTCAGGGTGCAAAGGGCGTTATTATCAACGTAACGGGCGGCATGGATATGACGCTTTACGAAGTTGATGAAGCCGTGAATATGGTACGCGAGCAGGTTGATCCCGAAGCCCTTATCGTGTTCGGCTCTGCGTTTAATCAGGAACTTGATGGCAAGCTTCGTGTCTCTGTTGTGGCAACAGGCATTGAGGGCGGTAACGGCGAATATATCCCGCGCCCGAAAGTTGAGAAAAAGGTTGAGCCAGCTTCTGTTGTTGAGACAGAGGCAGCACCAGCGGCGACACCGGAAAAAGTCGATGACAGCGTAATGGCTGATATCGTGGCCACGGGCGCAACCGTCAATAATCAGGAAACAGTGCAACAAGACAACCCTGCTGACGGAAACGTCGAAGCCGCAGACCGCGAAGAGGATATGTTCACAGGCGAGCATGTGGATGAAACCACTGTTGAAGCAAAAGAAACATTTGAGGAAGCTGTAGAGTCTACGAAAACGGTTGATTTTGAAATGGGTCTTGAAGACCAAGATGGCCCATCCCTGAGCGGTAATATGATCAAACGCCCAAGTGAAGAGGCGCAGGCACAGTCTGCGTCGTTCAGCGAAGAGGAAGTGATGGAAGAGCGCGCGCTCGCAGAACAGGAAATGCAGGGCGCGTTTGTGGCCGATGCCCCCATGACGCCGAAGGTTGATCAGGGATATACACAGGGCCAAGCTAATATCTTTCAGGAAGCAGCTTATGCGAGCGGCGCGAAAGATAAGGAAACAGTTGTAGAAGATCATAGCGCTGACGAGGAACAGTATGAGGCTGTTGAGCCAGCAACTGTTCAACCTGCGGAACCAAAACCGGAAGCCAAACGTAGCCTCTTTCAGTTGATGACTGCGGGCCTGCGCGGTGGCAACGAAGCCGAAGCGAAAGAAGAACTGGAGCGCGCGCCGTCAAATGATCGTGGTAGTGTTCGGATGAATTCGATCGTCAAGAAAGAACCAACGGTTTCTTCAAACGCTGGTCAGGAGACTGGTCAGGCCTCTGCATCAGTTGGCGGTGTATCCGGCGAGGACCGGCCCGCTGCTGCACCAAAGCAAGCTAAAGACCAATTGGAAATCCCAAGCTTCTTAAAGCGGCAGCAGAATTAG
- a CDS encoding GNAT family N-acetyltransferase has protein sequence MFWKKQTDGPINFLSQEEIWSRYLRFIGHWHRYNFGAFCITAKNSHTIIGEAGTAYFKRGINDQLDQYPEAFWRPSTDVRGQGYAAEAMLAILSWVDTQPSPKTVNAIIDQENTASIKVALNLGFQRYGSDTYKSSDVDLYRRSKQ, from the coding sequence ATGTTTTGGAAAAAACAAACAGATGGCCCCATAAACTTTCTTTCTCAAGAAGAAATATGGTCCAGATATCTTCGCTTCATTGGTCATTGGCATCGCTATAATTTTGGCGCTTTTTGTATCACTGCCAAAAACAGCCATACAATTATTGGTGAAGCAGGAACCGCCTATTTCAAGCGCGGTATCAACGACCAACTCGATCAATACCCGGAGGCCTTTTGGCGCCCTTCAACAGATGTTCGCGGTCAAGGATATGCCGCCGAAGCAATGCTTGCTATTTTAAGCTGGGTGGATACCCAACCAAGCCCGAAAACCGTTAACGCAATCATCGACCAAGAAAATACAGCATCAATAAAGGTTGCCTTAAACCTAGGGTTCCAAAGGTACGGCTCTGACACCTATAAATCGTCTGATGTTGATCTTTACAGGCGTTCAAAACAATAA